A section of the Deinococcus cellulosilyticus NBRC 106333 = KACC 11606 genome encodes:
- a CDS encoding M16 family metallopeptidase translates to MKRTTTVWITLGLLLASTATAQDLGVPGATHVTTLEGVSEYRLDNGLKVLLFPDESKQSFTFNVMYKVGSVQESYGETGMAHLLEHMMFKGTPSRPKLTDEFTARGAGAGGDANATTSPDRTSYYETLAYTEDNLRWAIEMEADRMVNSKIASEDLPTERTVVRNELEAGENNPIGVLLRQTQAAAFNWHNYGKSTIGIRSDLENVPLQNIVNFYKTYYQPDNAMAVLSGKFDQKAALELIVKSFGSIPKPTRTLPRDYTVEPAQDGERNITVERLGEIQVFISTYHIPAATHPDLPALDLLTSIISNQPSGLLYRNLVESKKALEAGAQISLSKYPDVLMAYVVTDRETSLEEPRNLLLKSLEEYSKTPPSEEELARIKAQAETYYDSLLADAQSVGTTLSEYEAIGDWKLFFWYRDALQKVSVQDIQRVAGKYLKSINRTTGTLKPLSSKPERVEVPAAPSAQDVLKDYQGRAAVQSGEILGTDPIEIEKRVVRGQLSETQKFALLSKKTRGDKVYATIQLHWGDASTLRGRVDAGSFVPELLLKGSDKYTRQQIQDRLTALKTVVSISGSASGLTLSLESDKTHYQEALQFLSEVIRTPTFPEKDFEELKANAIAGLRNSKPEPSTQIGDYLGKLLMPKDAQPGDLFYSETTDETIASIQKLTLQEVKNFYRDFYGASNLDAALLGEVSEDAAKAVLTSFASDWKTPVSYTKIAAPFVATTSTNHSINTPDKPNALFRVMGTFNLSRNDPDAPALTLANYMFGGGFLSSRLINRLRQTEGISYSANSSVSLPLDSQNARFSAGAIFNPSNAKLAEQAFFEELNRVLKDGFTQEELDTARSSYLQSESVGLTDDASLVGVLLSQTVNDRTFQKTAEFYEAIKNLTLEQVNAAFRKYIKPENLIFVRAGEFE, encoded by the coding sequence ATGAAGCGAACCACCACGGTATGGATCACCCTCGGATTGCTGCTTGCCAGCACAGCCACAGCCCAGGACCTCGGCGTTCCTGGAGCAACTCATGTGACCACCCTGGAAGGGGTCAGCGAATACCGCCTGGACAATGGCCTGAAAGTGCTCCTGTTCCCAGACGAATCCAAGCAGAGTTTCACCTTCAATGTGATGTACAAGGTTGGCTCTGTGCAGGAGTCATACGGTGAAACCGGAATGGCCCACCTGCTCGAACACATGATGTTCAAGGGAACCCCCAGTCGTCCAAAACTGACCGATGAATTCACCGCACGTGGAGCAGGAGCAGGGGGAGATGCCAACGCCACCACCAGCCCGGACCGCACCAGCTATTACGAAACCCTGGCCTACACCGAAGACAACCTGCGCTGGGCCATTGAGATGGAAGCAGACCGCATGGTCAACAGCAAAATTGCTTCTGAAGACCTTCCAACGGAGCGCACGGTGGTGCGCAATGAACTGGAAGCCGGAGAGAACAATCCCATTGGTGTCCTGCTGCGGCAGACCCAGGCAGCGGCCTTCAACTGGCACAACTACGGCAAGAGCACCATCGGCATCCGCAGCGATCTGGAAAATGTGCCCCTGCAGAACATCGTCAACTTCTACAAGACCTACTACCAGCCGGACAATGCCATGGCTGTGCTGTCCGGAAAATTTGATCAGAAGGCTGCCCTGGAACTCATTGTGAAGTCCTTCGGGAGCATTCCAAAACCCACCCGGACCCTGCCCAGAGATTACACCGTGGAACCTGCCCAGGACGGTGAACGCAACATCACCGTGGAGCGACTCGGGGAAATCCAGGTGTTCATCAGCACCTACCACATCCCTGCGGCCACCCATCCCGACCTGCCTGCACTCGATCTGCTGACCTCCATCATCTCCAACCAGCCTTCTGGACTGCTCTACAGGAATCTGGTGGAAAGCAAAAAAGCCCTGGAGGCAGGAGCGCAGATCAGCCTGAGCAAGTACCCGGATGTGCTGATGGCCTATGTGGTGACAGACAGAGAAACCAGCCTGGAAGAGCCCAGAAACCTGTTGCTGAAAAGCCTGGAGGAGTACAGCAAAACGCCTCCCAGCGAGGAAGAACTCGCCCGCATCAAAGCCCAGGCAGAAACCTACTACGACAGTCTGCTTGCTGATGCCCAGAGTGTCGGGACCACCCTTTCCGAGTATGAAGCCATTGGCGACTGGAAACTGTTCTTCTGGTACCGGGATGCCCTGCAGAAGGTCTCCGTGCAGGACATTCAACGGGTGGCAGGCAAGTACCTGAAGTCCATCAACCGCACCACCGGGACCCTGAAGCCCCTTTCCAGCAAACCTGAGCGGGTGGAAGTCCCTGCTGCGCCCAGTGCCCAGGACGTGCTGAAGGACTACCAGGGACGTGCCGCTGTTCAGTCAGGAGAAATTCTGGGCACCGATCCCATCGAAATTGAAAAACGGGTGGTTCGGGGGCAACTTTCCGAAACCCAGAAATTTGCCCTGCTCAGCAAAAAGACCCGGGGAGACAAGGTGTACGCCACCATCCAGCTGCACTGGGGGGATGCCAGCACCCTGAGGGGCCGGGTGGATGCAGGAAGCTTTGTGCCTGAACTCCTGCTGAAAGGCAGCGACAAGTACACCCGACAGCAGATTCAGGACCGCCTCACCGCCCTGAAAACCGTGGTTTCCATTTCCGGCAGTGCCAGTGGACTGACCCTCAGCCTGGAATCCGACAAAACCCATTATCAGGAAGCCTTGCAATTCCTCTCCGAAGTGATCCGCACCCCAACTTTCCCAGAGAAGGATTTTGAGGAACTGAAAGCCAATGCCATCGCTGGTCTGAGGAACAGCAAACCTGAACCTTCCACCCAGATCGGGGATTACCTGGGCAAACTCCTGATGCCAAAAGACGCCCAGCCTGGAGACCTGTTCTACAGCGAAACCACCGATGAAACCATCGCCAGCATCCAGAAGCTGACCCTGCAGGAGGTGAAAAACTTTTACAGGGATTTCTATGGGGCCAGCAATTTGGATGCTGCACTCCTCGGAGAGGTTTCCGAGGATGCTGCAAAAGCTGTGCTGACCAGCTTCGCTTCAGACTGGAAAACTCCGGTGTCCTACACCAAAATTGCAGCGCCTTTCGTGGCGACCACCTCCACAAATCACAGCATCAACACACCAGACAAACCCAACGCCCTGTTCCGGGTGATGGGCACCTTCAACCTGAGCCGCAACGACCCTGATGCTCCTGCCCTCACCCTGGCCAATTACATGTTTGGAGGAGGGTTCCTGAGTTCCAGGCTGATCAACCGCCTGCGTCAGACAGAAGGCATCAGTTACAGCGCAAACTCCAGCGTTTCCCTTCCCCTGGACTCCCAGAATGCCCGATTCAGCGCCGGAGCCATCTTCAATCCCAGCAACGCCAAACTGGCCGAACAGGCTTTCTTTGAGGAACTGAACCGTGTCCTGAAGGACGGCTTCACCCAGGAGGAACTGGACACCGCCAGATCCAGCTACCTGCAATCTGAATCGGTGGGCCTCACCGATGATGCCTCTCTGGTGGGGGTGTTGCTCAGCCAGACCGTCAATGACCGCACCTTCCAGAAAACCGCCGAATTCTACGAAGCCATCAAGAACCTGACGCTGGAGCAGGTGAATGCCGCCTTCCGCAAATACATCAAGCCTGAAAACCTGATTTTTGTGCGGGCAGGAGAATTTGAGTAA
- a CDS encoding YqjF family protein codes for MDFLKQTAHRPWPMPESPWLIYMEWENLLFLHYPVHPDVLLPHIPEGLTLETYGGFAWLSVVPFKMKNTRPRGLPAVPAVSDFLELNLRTYVTTEGKPGVFFFSLDAQNPLAVRGARLGFHLPYFDARMRWEIQQGRTRYLSTRTHNNATRGEFEASYQPVSPLPRPSKSSLDHWLTERYCLYSADSKGRIYRCNIHHLPWPLHAVQVREVKNTLGNLIGTRLFKAEYAHYSPHLAVVGWGLEQINKS; via the coding sequence ATGGATTTTCTGAAGCAAACCGCCCACCGCCCGTGGCCCATGCCCGAAAGCCCATGGTTGATCTACATGGAGTGGGAGAACCTGCTGTTCCTGCATTACCCGGTGCATCCAGATGTCCTGCTTCCCCACATCCCTGAAGGGCTCACCCTGGAAACGTATGGTGGATTCGCCTGGCTGAGTGTGGTCCCTTTCAAGATGAAAAACACCCGACCCAGGGGACTCCCTGCAGTCCCTGCAGTGTCAGACTTTCTGGAACTGAACCTGCGCACTTACGTGACCACCGAAGGCAAACCAGGGGTCTTTTTCTTCAGCCTCGATGCCCAGAACCCTCTTGCTGTGAGAGGTGCAAGGCTGGGGTTCCACCTTCCGTACTTCGACGCCAGGATGCGCTGGGAGATCCAGCAGGGACGCACCCGTTACCTCAGCACCCGCACCCACAATAACGCCACCAGAGGAGAATTTGAGGCCTCCTACCAGCCTGTGTCTCCTTTGCCCAGACCATCAAAAAGCTCACTGGACCACTGGCTCACCGAGCGGTACTGCCTGTACAGTGCAGATTCAAAAGGAAGGATCTACCGCTGCAACATCCACCACCTGCCCTGGCCCCTCCATGCCGTGCAGGTGCGTGAGGTGAAAAACACCCTTGGGAACCTGATCGGAACGCGTCTGTTCAAAGCGGAATACGCCCATTACTCACCTCATCTGGCCGTCGTAGGATGGGGGCTGGAGCAGATCAACAAATCATGA
- a CDS encoding thiol-disulfide oxidoreductase DCC family protein, whose protein sequence is MLVDGPVVLFDGVCNLCNSSVQFILLNDRTGRLHFASLQSEIAAELLEAHWKGANLPDSIIVVVEGKVHAKSDAALYIARNLKFPYYLLGLFSFIPRPIRDAIYDWIARNRYRWFGKRDQCMLPRPEWKSRFLG, encoded by the coding sequence ATGCTTGTGGATGGGCCTGTGGTGCTTTTTGACGGAGTTTGCAACTTATGCAACAGTTCGGTTCAGTTCATTCTACTCAATGATCGAACAGGGCGTCTGCACTTCGCCTCCCTGCAGAGTGAAATTGCAGCAGAACTGCTTGAAGCCCACTGGAAAGGAGCTAACCTTCCAGATTCCATCATTGTGGTGGTCGAGGGCAAGGTGCATGCCAAGAGCGACGCTGCCCTCTACATTGCCCGAAACCTCAAGTTTCCATACTATCTGCTGGGGCTTTTTTCATTCATTCCCAGGCCCATTCGGGATGCCATCTACGACTGGATCGCCCGCAACCGCTACCGCTGGTTCGGCAAACGGGACCAGTGCATGCTCCCAAGACCGGAATGGAAATCCCGCTTTCTGGGCTGA
- a CDS encoding Lrp/AsnC family transcriptional regulator → MQENNKLDTVDLKILQALTENARMTFTDLSKRIGLSLPATIERVRRLEDSGCIEGYSVKINPKFLGLNLQALIRFRSNNERWQKVTEILKDYPEVMECMVVTGSDSHMIKVAVSSAEHLEKLLSALSMYGMVNTSMILSTPIERPVLAVAPKRA, encoded by the coding sequence ATGCAAGAAAATAACAAGCTCGACACAGTAGACCTTAAAATCTTACAGGCTCTCACTGAGAATGCTCGCATGACCTTCACTGACCTGTCCAAACGCATCGGCCTGTCTTTGCCTGCCACCATCGAACGCGTGCGCAGGCTGGAAGACTCCGGTTGCATTGAGGGATACTCGGTCAAGATCAACCCCAAATTTCTTGGCCTCAACCTGCAGGCCCTGATCCGCTTCCGCTCCAACAACGAACGCTGGCAGAAAGTCACCGAGATCCTCAAAGACTACCCTGAAGTGATGGAATGCATGGTGGTCACAGGATCGGACAGTCACATGATCAAGGTGGCGGTTTCCAGTGCAGAACACCTCGAGAAACTGCTCTCTGCCCTCAGCATGTACGGCATGGTCAACACCAGCATGATCCTGTCCACCCCCATTGAGCGCCCTGTGCTGGCCGTTGCGCCAAAAAGAGCCTGA
- a CDS encoding protoglobin domain-containing protein: MTTGEELKNLRESILEQMPPETRFTEQDARTMQQYRMLFLSLADQLVTGFYDMLYQHHQTRQIFTEDERPQREITLKQWWQRVCYGPFDDHFWDWMTFVGLVHVVRGVNNPMMISAWGFVSEKVMEKARASLPPERVYELQGAMIRFGQTFSALISESYLKNYLEMIAGATGTDEKLVELLVKMGRQDFKGQIPGLKKDLDLAHH, from the coding sequence ATGACCACTGGCGAAGAACTGAAAAACCTGAGAGAGTCCATTCTGGAGCAGATGCCCCCCGAAACCCGTTTTACAGAGCAGGATGCCCGGACCATGCAGCAGTACCGCATGCTGTTCCTCAGTCTGGCAGATCAGCTGGTGACGGGCTTTTATGACATGCTGTACCAGCACCACCAGACCCGGCAGATTTTCACGGAAGATGAGCGTCCACAGCGGGAAATCACCCTGAAACAATGGTGGCAGCGGGTGTGTTACGGCCCGTTTGATGACCACTTCTGGGACTGGATGACCTTTGTGGGTCTGGTCCATGTGGTGCGGGGGGTGAACAACCCGATGATGATCAGCGCCTGGGGATTTGTCTCCGAGAAGGTGATGGAGAAAGCCAGGGCTTCTTTGCCGCCCGAGAGGGTGTATGAATTGCAGGGAGCGATGATCCGTTTTGGTCAGACTTTCAGTGCCCTGATTTCAGAGAGCTACCTGAAAAACTACCTGGAGATGATTGCTGGAGCCACCGGAACCGATGAGAAACTGGTGGAACTGCTGGTCAAAATGGGAAGACAGGACTTCAAAGGCCAGATTCCGGGCCTGAAGAAAGACCTGGATCTGGCCCACCACTGA
- the rpsI gene encoding 30S ribosomal protein S9 translates to MEQFYGTGRRKASVARVFLRPGEGKIVVNDKDFQQYFRGLVKAIYALQGFRETGTLGRYDAYITVSGGGPSGQADAIKLGIARALVQANPDFRSALKPKGLLTRDAREVERKKAGLKKARRAPQFSKR, encoded by the coding sequence ATGGAACAGTTCTACGGTACTGGTCGTCGTAAGGCTTCCGTCGCCCGCGTGTTCCTGCGCCCTGGCGAAGGTAAAATCGTTGTCAACGACAAAGACTTCCAACAATACTTCCGTGGTCTGGTGAAAGCCATCTACGCGCTGCAGGGCTTCCGCGAAACCGGCACCCTCGGCCGTTACGATGCCTACATCACCGTCTCCGGTGGTGGCCCCAGCGGTCAGGCAGACGCCATCAAACTGGGCATTGCCCGCGCTCTGGTTCAGGCCAACCCTGACTTCCGCAGCGCCCTCAAGCCCAAAGGCCTCTTGACCCGCGACGCCCGCGAAGTCGAGCGCAAGAAAGCCGGTCTCAAAAAGGCCCGCCGCGCTCCCCAGTTCTCCAAGCGTTGA
- the rplM gene encoding 50S ribosomal protein L13, translating to MFKTYVPENHDAKWILIDAEGQTLGRLATKVASILRGKHKPTFTPNELCGDFVVVINAGKVNLTGGKLDKKVYTRYTGYQGGLKTETARVALNKHPERVIEHAVFGMLPKGRLGRRIHTRLKVYAGAEHPHAAQQPEQLEIK from the coding sequence ATGTTCAAAACCTACGTGCCTGAAAACCATGATGCAAAATGGATCCTGATCGACGCTGAAGGTCAAACCCTCGGCCGTCTTGCCACCAAAGTGGCCAGCATCCTGCGTGGTAAGCATAAGCCCACTTTCACCCCCAACGAGCTGTGCGGTGACTTTGTTGTTGTGATCAACGCTGGCAAAGTGAACCTGACCGGCGGCAAGCTGGACAAGAAAGTCTACACCCGTTACACCGGTTACCAGGGTGGTCTGAAGACGGAAACCGCTCGCGTGGCGCTCAACAAGCACCCCGAGCGCGTGATTGAGCACGCTGTGTTCGGCATGCTGCCCAAAGGCCGACTTGGCCGCCGCATCCACACCCGTCTGAAAGTCTACGCTGGAGCTGAGCACCCCCATGCTGCCCAGCAACCTGAACAACTGGAGATCAAATAA
- a CDS encoding NUDIX hydrolase N-terminal domain-containing protein: protein MRNPALIADELRSMAHAGLLYSGNVYDQHRYLKLMELSAEVAQLEIPAPKPELVKAYLQQATHICPLMGADAVVIQDGKLLLIRRKDTGLWALPGGTIDVGESVSEAAVRELFEETGLRATPVRLLGVFDAKVWRGRSLMHFYQMVTLLELQGGELQTTLETLDAKFWPLDGLPELDEGHRLMVPHAIKMLQTGETHLDLLQPSDLKAQDPPKPRKRVQNARYHLVQGLVQLLFLLQRTPLRR from the coding sequence ATGCGAAATCCTGCCCTGATTGCCGATGAATTGCGCAGCATGGCCCACGCCGGGCTCCTTTATTCTGGAAATGTTTATGACCAGCACCGTTATCTGAAACTGATGGAACTCAGTGCCGAAGTGGCACAGCTCGAAATTCCTGCCCCAAAGCCCGAACTGGTCAAGGCTTACCTCCAGCAAGCCACCCACATCTGTCCGCTGATGGGTGCTGATGCGGTGGTGATCCAGGATGGCAAACTGCTGCTGATTCGCCGCAAAGATACAGGACTGTGGGCCTTGCCTGGAGGGACCATTGATGTGGGCGAGTCCGTTTCCGAGGCGGCGGTGAGGGAGCTTTTTGAGGAAACCGGTCTGAGGGCCACTCCAGTGCGCCTGCTGGGGGTTTTTGATGCAAAAGTGTGGAGGGGCCGCAGCCTGATGCACTTCTACCAGATGGTCACCTTGCTGGAACTCCAGGGCGGTGAGCTGCAAACCACCCTGGAAACCCTGGATGCAAAATTCTGGCCCCTGGATGGGCTCCCAGAACTCGATGAGGGACACCGTCTGATGGTGCCACACGCGATCAAGATGCTGCAGACGGGAGAGACCCATCTGGATCTGCTGCAGCCCTCTGACCTGAAAGCCCAGGACCCCCCAAAACCCAGAAAACGTGTTCAGAACGCCAGGTACCATCTGGTTCAGGGCCTTGTGCAACTGCTTTTCCTGCTGCAGAGAACCCCTTTACGCAGATGA
- a CDS encoding acyltransferase, translating to MTAKPTRPRPTRIQAIDIFRGLSILEVVSHHVLGFSIRYAEVGSNLHAFLIFMNRTLHFAVPAFLFMTAVVFTQAAVLKPFNVKRFYWGRIKKSLMPYVIWTVLYGVYKIYAFGGDLLDWQKWLFWLQYGKGYYHLYFLLIALQFYALFPLFVPLWKRKERHFWRVVIISFVLQIAIYLINKETDIVHFRYPATMVWWYIPALALGMYFGSRYREFEWAWRNYRLYIFIGAAAGYAFYLPLAFNAMIGLQVNNYQYNIAHWIFTTSFALMLFGLAHSFARAPEWFKGPLAFLGKHSLQIYLIHPVLLDGFKKLGYPDSTILFVLTFVAYIVLALLIPLGLAYGIRNTRLSVWLFGR from the coding sequence GTGACAGCCAAACCCACCCGCCCCAGACCCACGCGCATTCAGGCCATTGACATCTTCAGAGGGCTCTCCATTCTTGAGGTGGTGAGTCACCATGTGCTGGGGTTCAGCATCCGGTATGCAGAGGTGGGATCGAACCTGCACGCCTTTCTGATCTTCATGAACCGTACCCTCCACTTTGCGGTGCCAGCCTTTTTGTTCATGACGGCAGTGGTGTTCACGCAGGCTGCGGTCCTCAAGCCTTTCAATGTGAAGCGTTTTTACTGGGGTCGAATCAAGAAAAGCCTGATGCCTTACGTGATCTGGACGGTGCTTTATGGGGTGTACAAGATCTATGCTTTCGGAGGAGACCTGCTGGACTGGCAGAAATGGCTGTTCTGGTTGCAGTACGGCAAGGGATATTACCACCTGTACTTCCTGCTGATTGCCCTCCAGTTTTATGCTCTTTTTCCACTGTTTGTGCCCCTGTGGAAACGCAAAGAACGGCACTTCTGGCGGGTGGTGATCATCAGCTTTGTCCTGCAGATCGCCATCTACCTCATCAACAAGGAAACAGACATCGTTCACTTCCGTTACCCGGCAACGATGGTGTGGTGGTACATTCCTGCCCTGGCCCTCGGGATGTATTTTGGCAGCCGCTACCGGGAGTTTGAGTGGGCATGGCGCAATTATCGACTGTACATCTTCATCGGGGCGGCAGCAGGATACGCTTTCTACTTGCCCCTGGCCTTCAATGCCATGATCGGTCTGCAGGTCAACAACTACCAGTACAACATCGCCCACTGGATTTTCACCACCAGTTTCGCCCTGATGCTTTTTGGGCTGGCCCACAGCTTTGCCAGAGCTCCAGAATGGTTCAAAGGACCACTTGCTTTCCTCGGCAAGCACAGCCTGCAGATTTACCTGATTCACCCTGTTCTGCTGGATGGTTTCAAGAAACTGGGCTATCCAGATTCCACCATTCTTTTTGTCCTGACTTTTGTGGCTTACATCGTTCTGGCTCTGCTGATTCCGCTTGGCCTTGCTTATGGCATCCGCAACACCAGACTCTCTGTGTGGCTCTTTGGGCGCTGA